The following are encoded in a window of Rosa chinensis cultivar Old Blush chromosome 4, RchiOBHm-V2, whole genome shotgun sequence genomic DNA:
- the LOC112197923 gene encoding heavy metal-associated isoprenylated plant protein 37: protein MTKDEDFKLLKIQTCVLKVNIHCDGCKQKVKKLLQRIEGVYQVSIDADQQKVTISGVIDAATLIKKLVRAGKHAELWSQQKANQSQNQKQKNTNCIKDNKGQKQQGGIIKGLEAFKNQQQQQKFPNFLIEEDIDDFLDDDEEEDEDDELRFLRQKVNQLRHQAIDANNNAKKGVAAAANPNNSVKITNNHNAGKKGVQHPNQNVQGMKVINPGGIDPKTMAALNLGNIAQLGGGNINLGGEVKRGNNHDLSAMMNLAGFHGNGAANAATSAAGMGGNPNVSLAALQQALQSQQAQAAGSGYQAQAASGGFPSGGYATGQYPQTMMMNTNGYGHPSQMMNMNMQARQAMQQQQPQMMYHRSPFSPPSTTGYYHNYGPTPSSVPYPYSAEPNYSNGDGNNAAHMFNDENTSSCSIM, encoded by the exons ATGACTAAAGATGAAGACTTTAAGCTTCTCAAGATCCAG ACTTGTGTTCTCAAAGTGAACATACACTGTGATGGGTGTAAGCAGAAAGTGAAGAAACTGCTTCAGAGAATTGAAG GTGTTTACCAAGTCAGCATTGATGCTGATCAGCAGAAAGTAACAATTTCAGGGGTTATAGACGCTGCCACTTTGATCAAGAAATTGGTTAGAGCTGGGAAACATGCTGAGCTTTGGTCCCAGCAGAAGGCCAATCAGAGCCAAAACCAGAAGCAAAAGAACACCAACTGCATCAAGGACAACAAAGGCCAAAAGCAGCAGGGGGGGATAATAAAGGGCCTTGAAGCCTTCAAAaaccagcagcagcagcagaagtTCCCCAATTTCCTTATTGAAGAGGATATTGATGACTTCTTGGACGAcgatgaggaggaggatgaagatgatgagttGAGGTTTCTGAGGCAGAAAGTGAACCAGCTCAGGCATCAAGCGATTGATGCAAACAACAATGCAAAGAAAGGTGTTGCGGCTGCAGCTAATCCCAACAATAGTGTCAAGATCACAAACAATCACAATGCTGGAAAGAAGGGAGTGCAGCACCCAAATCAGAATGTGCAGGGCATGAAGGTGATTAATCCAGGCGGGATTGATCCCAAAACCATGGCAGCACTGAACCTGGGCAACATTGCTCAATTGGGTGGTGGAAACATCAATTTGGGTGGGGAAGTCAAGAGGGGGAATAACCATGACCTCAGTGCCATGATGAATTTGGCTGGCTTTCATGGCAATGGTGCTGCAAATGCTGCTACTTCTGCTGCTGGTATGGGTGGCAATCCCAATGTTAGTCTAGCAGCATTGCAACAAGCGCTTCAATCTCAGCAAGCTCAAGCTGCAGGCAGTGGATATCAGGCTCAAGCAGCTTCTGGAGGGTTCCCTAGTGGTGGTTATGCGACGGGCCAATATCCGCAGACCATGATGATGAACACAAATGGCTACGGGCATCCATCGCAGATGATGAACATGAATATGCAGGCGAGGCAAGCAATGCAGCAGCAGCAACCTCAGATGATGTATCATAGGTCTCCATTCAGTCCTCCTAGTACTACTGGTTATTACCACAACTATGGTCCTACTCCTAGTTCTGTTCCATATCCATACAGTGCTGAGCCTAATTACAGCAACGGTGATGGCAACAATGCAGCTCATATGTTCAATGATGAGAACACCAGCAGCTGTTCTATCATGTAA